The sequence TGTCAGTCTGGCCCTGTTATGTTTTGTGGCTgtgccaaaccacacagtgatggacgTGCACCAGACAGACTCAATAATGGGAATGTTGAAGATGACCACCAGCTCCTGTGGGATAATGTGCTTACTGAGTTATTGCAGTGAGTGCAACCTCTGCTGGGTTAAACCTCTAagaggttttcttcctggattgtCCATTATTAtttccatctatcttcccatcaccTCTGATCACCTTACAGGTTCCTGCTGAAAGAAATGCATCCCTTaggcataatgctgccacaacactgttcagagtgatgtgtagTGTTCATTTCCCACCTCATAcagtattttgcatgtaggccagaaatTTTAATTCTGgtttaatctgaccagagcacctgtTTGCTGAGTGCTACCGTGGatttcttcctgccactcttTATAGAAAGACCAAATTTGTAGAGCGCCTGATTACTGATGACaagagcactttcttccacatgtttgttgaaTCCCCTTCATGGCTTTTCGCACATCTCTGCAGCACCTCAAAagctaccatgggcctcttggttgcttctctgattaatgctctctgtGATGGCCTCTGgcacacattttaaaatcagttcACACACTCATctcagtttattttgtttcgCAGTTAAACATGTATTCTGGTAATGTAATTCATTTCTTTACATAAACCTAACAATGATATTATGAAGCGCGCATGTCGTAGCACCGTGTGGTGCCTTTGttattgtttctcttttttgagTTACCTGGTTTGGCAAGATGGCTGCTTCCTGTCTGGGCAAGAGGCGTGGCCAAGGGCTGAGCACTTTAAAAGCACAATGTCCGCTCAGAAGTTAGATCATTTGGTCCTTAGTTAGCATTGATGTTAAGGTCTGTTTCCCCTATTGTGTGTAAATGGTCGGTCCAAATCACTGTCTAGGGTTTTGTGTTAGGTCAGTTTGGTGAGTTAAGTTGTGTATACTTTGTTTGCTCAGTTAATATTCTGTAAGTCACTTTTGAGTGGGGGTTTCATTTAGTTGACCTCTTTTTTGGGCCCATTAGTTATGTAAGACACTTTTCATGTGTCCTCTATGTCTTCACTGCTTGGTCTCTCacgctctccttgcctggcctgtcagcaGTATAAATGCacgccatacttttcagattagGAAACCATGTATAATTGTTTTCTTCCGTTTGACAATTATGTGGcgctttgtgttggcctattcCATAAAATGCCAATAACAGAAGATAAAGCTTGTAGTTATAATGAGAACAAAGTGAAAATATTAAAGGTGCATGAAGGCATTCTACTTTCCTGCACAGATGTTTACTAAGGAAAACAAGTAAATATACAATTAGAATGAATCCCTATATGTGTTTGTCAAGTTAAGGATACGACTCTGAGGCCTCTCTCTATGGGGTCAGTCAGCAGTAAGCCTTTGGGGGCATAAATCTTCTCATTCTGGTCATTTATGTATCTGCCAATCTTCTTTAAGACCTATATATAAAAAGAGAACAGCACATTACAAAACAATGATGTGCTGGGATGTATCCACTTTGCCACAAGAGCTAGAGAATCACTTTAGACCATGAAGAGCATCCCAGTGAAGCAGTTTTACCTTTTCATAGTGTGTCTCCATGCAGAGAAAGATGGTGTAGGCACTCAGACAAGCCAAGCAGCCCTCCAGATAAGACTTCCCCCCAAGCTTCTCTGCCTCAGCATACAGGTTGTTCAGAGTCTGGATGGTCTCCTCAAACTGCTGCTTATCGAGCTGGAAACACACCAACAGTTTACATCCAACATCCTACAGTACTGAAAAATACAGCACCACATCAACCATAAAAACCATTACATACCCTGGACTCAAGCTCAGAGGGGAACTTGGTCTGGAACCTGCATATTGTTCCTGAGCTGTAGTCTCTCTGGACAAAGACCTTGGAGGACACAGCCGGCTGCTGGAGGTCCTGTAAGCTGTGGGTCTGGACAAATGGGAATCCAGTTAGCAAAGACCGGAAGCAATGGGGATTTTGGGTGGTAGCCAGTGGATGCCAGCACAACCCCTGATTTGATAAGCAGTTCGTCAGGTTTATCAACAGACTACCCAAAGGAAAAACCTACAGGGACccagttttttttccagctgatGGTAAGCTCCATCCAGTCAGCGGGTTAGAGAGAGCAGCTGTGATGTAGAGCAGTCAGCTGCCTCTGTGATCACATAGTTGTCCTTTCGACTGAACATGCATTAATATACCGATTACTTTACACAGAAATTGTGCTGTTCATACGCCTTTGTTCAAATTCAATTacgtaaaaaaacaataatttttacATGGTTAAGAgctaaattattcatacccctggcagatttacatttaaaattatttttcaatcaatcacaaagtttgtttttgatAAGAAATGAGACAAGCATCTCTAATAAGATACTAAAACAAGGTTAAGAAATAgcaattaaaaatatgtttttaacttacattttaataaaaaagggcATGTTTGAAATTACTAATACCCTTCACAAAACCTTTTCTGTCCTTATAATTGTTGACCAGCTTTTAACATGTTTCCACGTTttatctttgaggttggaaggcaccCATGCCACCACCCTAATCATTACCTTCCTCTGCAGATTTATGTTACAGTGAAGAATCCTTTTATCATGTGGGCCAAAATACTCAAGCTGAGagtaaaaaaacttaaaagtatCAATCTGCATCCACCATCTGTGCTGGTGGGCCACATTTGTGCTCTTGTATGCTTGGATCTCGGTTGCCAGCCGCACACAACAATTTCTAGGGCAGCTATGTCCCTAAGGCCACGCTTTGGACATCCATGATCTGTCAGATTTAAGCCAGGACTGTGGCAGGACCACTCCAAAATGGTAACATTACTTCCAGACAGAAGAAATATGTTGGTAAAATGAAatgattactttaaacctaaatctgccagggacATAAATATTTTGGGACTAActgtatatattattttaactaTTCTTTTGTACATCAGTGTGACACTGCACATCTTTTAATACATTTAGCTACACTGAGCAGAAAATCCAACTcaattttaactgaaaatgtttctctGGACAGCCCAcctaacagaaaaacaatattaGCACATGTATCTAGTCAAACTCGTTAAGGTCATTTACCACCCTGTCTAGCACTCGGGCCCAATCAGACCAGCCCGGCAAGTATTTTCTGGTTACGCCTCTGGCTAAGGGGAAGATTTACATTAACCCTGTAGGACAATGAGACAGAATATTGTCACCAGTCAGTCAGAATTACTAAATAAAACcgaaatcagaaaaaaaaaattgttttatcaaGTTTGAGACGATCGTTAGCTAAAAACAGGCTAGCTTATACGTTTCTATTGGCTTTCAAACACCCCTAGAAACGAGAAAAATGCTAACATTTGCCTCCCAAAATAATTTAACGTTACCATCTAAAACCGGGTTTACGACCGCGAAAAGTTTTCTTTAGCTGGGATAAATCAAAGATTTACCTCAGCCATAGCAAACGCCTGTCCTGTAGCTCCAGCTCATCTGTATCCAAATAGTTTCCGGCttgatattttcaaaataagattcGTTAGAAATGGTTTTGTAGGCGCCAAAAATGTCGTCTCCCAGTGGTCCCACTTACTGCAGTCAGCTGATTTTATTCACGTCTGAATGGATTTCTGCCTATGACATTTCCTTCCATTAAAAACTGAAGTTCAAAACTAGcgcataaaaacattaaaatgaaggATGACACACCCAAACAGGAAGCCCTGATCTTTTTTCCCTACATTCACGTCATATCAGACGTCAGCTGTTAGTTTAATTTCCGGTTTTCTAAATGGCCTATTATCACGGTACCCAGGACAGTAAACTCCACAGAATCAGCATATTATCCTGCTCATGTTTAATCATTGGTTCTCATAAAATGACACAGAACATTActttaataaactttattgaatCGTGGTCTTTTCGATTCAAAATGATTCTGTTCGCTGTATTTGCTTTAGTCGAACAGACCGAAGCCCATGTCATCATCTGATTCCTCAGACTCCTCCTTAACCTCCTCCTTTGCAGCTGGAGCAGCAGCAGTTTCTGCAACAGCCACAGGTGCTGCAACAGCAGCAAAAGCAGATGGATCAGCCAGGTAAGATTTGACCTGTGGGTTGTGGACAAAAGAAAAGATGTTACTTTTCACTTACAAATCTTGGAAATTAGTAAATTTTACCCACTGCAATCTGAAACCAAGTGTCCCTGACTGGCCATAAAGCATGGCAGACAAGGattaaacactaaaataaaCCCTGCAAAGTTAACTGCAAGTAATATGCACCACACCTTTTCTGCCAGGGGGAAGGAGTAATCCGTTTCCATAGCAACAGCCAGGACTCTCTTATAGCCATTGATGACTGAATGGGGGATAGAAGCCAAAGTGGGATAGCCAATCTCCAGACACACACTGGCGATGTTCCTCACACCCTACAAGATTCAAACGTTTCCTATGAGTAAACCTTGCAGTTTAGACATATTTGCCAAGACTTCTTGCAACATTTCCAGTTCAATTAATTCTCTTACCTCCAAAAACCGTGTATGCAGGGAAGCCTCTGTGATGTCGAGCACCTCAGGACTGTAAACACTGCCGTTGTCATACACTTGCTGGATAATGAGTCCAAAGGAGAAGGGCGAGATGTTCAACATGTTGAGAAGCGTGGCTTCGCTGGCACCAACCTTGTCACCAGTCTTGATCAGGCCGACAtcactctaaaaaaaaaaaaaaaaagaagttacgTGATGGAGCTAACTGGACAAGTTTGctgcaaaacataaaattagGTGGATGTGAGGCAGTAATTCGAACAAAAATTTAAATCCATGTCAAACAGCATCCCACAACCCTATATCCGCTTTCTGACTCACCAAGATTTCAATGGTTCCTCTTGAGATCTTTGTGGTGATACCCAGAGCCTGGAAGAAAGAGGTCTTCTCAGGACCCAGTCCAGTATTCTGAGCTGGCACCGTCACATCACAAGGGGCGATGGCTCCAGCACGGGCAGCTGCAGGCACCTAGGGTGCAACACAGTAACCTTTTATCCTTTTGCTATGGCCAAgttttaaaatgcagttttaaactTACTTGACATTCAGAGTTTGGAGTGTATGAAACCTTACGTCCCTGACAGCCaatggaaaatgactgacaggGATAGCGAGGAAACAGGTTATTGTTTGCAGGGGGAACGACAATACAGTACCGCACAGGCTGCATTGTAACTTATCCTGCACATCAATAAGATTGAGATATGAAAACTTTTTGTTGACAGGAACAATCCAATAAAACAATCCAGTGATGTGATGACACAATTTGttattcaaattattaagtCATTCCTGTGGCAAATCTCAAGGTTCCAATGCATATTTTGATGAAAAATTCCAATGCTGCCTAGACTGAAATTTCCAGTTTTATCGTCATTTCAAGCAGATGAAGTTTAAATAAATTTCACTATGAATATACAGCATAACTATTCAGTGgtcatgttttaaataatgaaaccTACAACAATTAAATTGACAGATATGCAAAAATATGAATTGTCAAGGGAATAGATAGATCAATGATGAAAATACAGATGGATAAATGAAAATCCCATAATGTTATGCTACTTGGTCCCCTGACTAACTGATAAAGAGACAAATTGATGAGTATGAGTACAATTTTAAGATTTctataaacaaatgtaaaacaatcaTGAAAACTTTCCATACTCCATCCCTTTTCTCCACATGTAAAGGAACCCTGGGTATGACTCTTTAATACAGAAATTTTTCAAAAGGTTTACCAAAAAAGGGCACAATTCACAAATATTCATTAATGCTTTTACCTTATTGGCCAGCAGCAAGTCCCGGATCTCAGTCAGATCCTCCTTGGTGAAGACAAATCCTACATTCCCTTTAATGTGGGGCAGGAGCCTGTGACATTAAACAATCTGATATTATATAGATGCAAGATCAGAAATAGTTAAATAGCacagaaacagagtttagtGTCTGAGACCTTGCGTCCCTAGCAGTCGAAGGAAGTCGACAGACAGGGATAGCTGGAGACATGTTACTTTTAGCAGGGGGAACGACAATACAGCACCACAACAGCTGCACAGTAGATATCCTGCTAGATCAGAACAAAAACCATCAAAGCTACTCACTTCTCCAGAGCAGGATTGTTCTCCAGGTGACCACGAATGGCTTTGCGCATCATGGTATTTTTACCCATGAGCACCACAGCTTTTCCACGTAGAGACAGACGAATGGTCTGCATCTGCTTGGAGCCCACGTTGTCTGCCCCCACGATGAAGCATTTTGGATAATCATCCAAAAGTTGCTACAAAAAACCACTGCATGTCAAGACATCTCATTACAAAGGGAACGAGATATTCCTAAACAGAGCATCTGTGTGTGTCAAGTCCTACGACTTACGATGATTTTCAGAAAGTAGTTGGACTTCCACGTGGCCCTGTCTTCCCTGGGCATCTTGGATGTGCTTCCAAGGATCGCTTAGCAGCTGGTTTAAAGACAAGGTGTAATCTGTAAAGGAACAGATTTAATTGAAAATGTCCTGTGAGAACAGCACGAAAACTAATGACACCATCAAGAGCCAGCAGACATGTGGTCCATAGCTAACGTTAGCCGGCTAACGGGAGGCTAGCAATAGCATGAAAGGCCACGGTAAGTAAAATTGCTTTTACAGCCAATATAGGATTAAGAAATATACTCCGTTGTGTGGCGAACATGTTTATTAATTCAATATAAATCTTCAACAACACACAAGCCGTTTTAACATAATGTGTTTCGCTTTTTGAGAGAGCGACACAATTGACTCACCGCGCAATAGGGTCGCGTGaaagaaagaggaagaggatTGTCCGCGAGAATATTATATTGAACAAAACCGACCAATCACAGCAGACATGAAGGACAAGGGTAGAATCCTCATTGGCTTCGTTACTCTGCAGAAACGATACGTCATCGTTTCCGCCATATTCTGACTGGCAAATTAACCACGATAAAAAAGCGATAAAAACTGGTCCAACATATTTGGCAAAATTGCTTGTagaattatatatattatattcatGCAATGTATGACAATTTTAGTACAAAGAGTTGCAGGAACTGAGACAAAACGAATGACAGCTGCAACTCAAAATAAGACAGAAGAACCAATACGAAACACTATGCGAGTGCGGTTTAATTTACTCTTATTTCCCCCTGAAAATATACCAGATCTctgaatttaattcagtttcaagtATAATACGCgaactttttaaaagttttttaagcattttataaTATCACACAGGACCTGCATTTTGTGcagaaaaattacatttaatgacataaacaaaaaataaaaaggttaaaagaaaCAGGACATGAAACACAAAAAGACAACTTAGACGCATAAAACATTGGTAAGACCAGCCGTCtatgattaaaataataaaaattgcaCTTTTAGGGCATTTAGTGCATTTAGTTCAACTAAAAATGCCACTCACAAAATGGCGCGGAAGTTGACGTACGAGCCTGATGGAGCTGACCATTTATTGGCTCATTTTCATAGCATCACCCAACACCGTTCTCGGTGCTTCCGCGTCAACTTCCTGTAACCAGCGTGGCGTCAAAAGTGAGTTATACTTTTATCTAGAGCTATAAACTAGCTGGAGTATTCTTTATCTGGCCATAAGGATGGCACTGCCTCCTCTGAACCTTCCGGCTGAGGTCTGGACCCATGTTTTCGGATACCTGTCCGTGCCAGACAAACTCAGCCTCCGGGCTTCCTGCAAGTACTTCAAGAAACTCGTCGACCACTGGTCTCTTTGGAGAGGCTGGACTGCAGTCCTGACTTTTAGAAATAGCTCCTACACCAGACGGTTCTGGGACTCTCTTCGTCGTAGGAAAGTCACTAGCGTGGTGATGAGGAATCCCGGAGCCAAGGACTGGAGGCAGCTCTCCCAGGAGCTTCCTGATCTCTCCGCAGTGGTTATAGAGCAAAGCGCCACGGAGAACCTGAACTTCGGTAAAGACTTTCCTCATCTGAAGCGTCTGGCTGTAAGAAACAGCGACGTGGTGTTAGACGCACACACACGATCTCACCTGGAGCAGCTCACTCACCTCAGTCTGTGTGATGTAACGTTTCCCATTAAATCCAGCTTCCTTCCTTTTATTTCTCACCTCAGAAATCTCACATCTCTGATCTGCCATAATTCTGGGACCTTAGTAGAACCGATCTGGATAATGGAAAGCATACTTTCTTACCTGCCTAAACTGAAGCATCTCTCCCTGTCTTCTAAGCGCGCCTGTGTCTATGTTCCAAAGAGACCAGTTAATGAAGGAATCTCCTCCTTGTCCAGTCTGGAACTTATCCAGTACTCACACCATTTTTTCCCAGTGAATACAATGAAGAAAGTGCCCCATCTGAACAGCCTTTCGGTTTTCTCTGGAGATGTGTATCAGAAGATGTCATCAGCAGGTTCACATCTCGTGTTTCTCCTGAACAAATGGCTGCAAAACCTCCCCGAGCTGTCAAAGCTAGCTGTCACCAGAGGCCCACCTGTTAAGATGTACGTCACCTCCATCCCAGCCACCGTGACCAGCCTCACGCTGTGCTGCTCAAGGTTGTCTTTAGAGGACATTTCAGCCATTTCGGTGCAGCTGCCGAATCTCCTCCATCTTCACGTAGACCCCTGGCCTTTACATCTGGGAGCAAACGTTGCTGAAATCCCAGAGCTGTTCCCAAAGCTCAAGAGTCTGAAGCTCCGCCACGAGTGTGTTTCTGAGAAGGACTTCCTGCATCTTCACCGGCTGCAGAACCTGGAGCACCTGGAGATCCTGGACAGCACGCAGCATCCTTCACATCTTGTTGGCCAGCTCCAGGCTCTGTCAAATAACAGACTTCATGTTGCCTCCTCTCCTTCCCAAAGTGACCCGATGTTGTGTACATGTATTCATCAGGTGTACTGAACTAGCTGACCAATCCCACCGCaacaatataataatatatatgtgGCCTTTGCTGAGTAGCTTAGTATTGTCAGACTGTTTGTTTCCTGTGAAAACTCTTGATCAATCTTGTGGTTTCATTCATACTATAATTATCTTTTTACAAGTATGCTGTCATATTAATTTGGACCTCTGTGCCTTCTCCTGTGTTGCTCTACaccagtggtgtccaaagtcaGGCCGCCTTGCTGCATGTTTTTGGTGGTTTTTATTGCTTGAACAAACCTGGATCACATAAATGGTTCATTATCAGGTCTCTGCAGAACTTGAATACATGCTGAGGAGAATATTCATGTTTGAATCAGTTGTGTTGGAGCAAAgttacatctaaaacatgcagcacaGTGGTCctggaggactggagttggacaaCCCTGCTTAGA comes from Girardinichthys multiradiatus isolate DD_20200921_A chromosome 20, DD_fGirMul_XY1, whole genome shotgun sequence and encodes:
- the golga7 gene encoding golgin subfamily A member 7; translation: MAETHSLQDLQQPAVSSKVFVQRDYSSGTICRFQTKFPSELESRLDKQQFEETIQTLNNLYAEAEKLGGKSYLEGCLACLSAYTIFLCMETHYEKVLKKIGRYINDQNEKIYAPKGLLLTDPIERGLRVVEFTIFEDRSIDSTR
- the rplp0 gene encoding 60S acidic ribosomal protein P0, which encodes MPREDRATWKSNYFLKIIQLLDDYPKCFIVGADNVGSKQMQTIRLSLRGKAVVLMGKNTMMRKAIRGHLENNPALEKLLPHIKGNVGFVFTKEDLTEIRDLLLANKVPAAARAGAIAPCDVTVPAQNTGLGPEKTSFFQALGITTKISRGTIEILSDVGLIKTGDKVGASEATLLNMLNISPFSFGLIIQQVYDNGSVYSPEVLDITEASLHTRFLEGVRNIASVCLEIGYPTLASIPHSVINGYKRVLAVAMETDYSFPLAEKVKSYLADPSAFAAVAAPVAVAETAAAPAAKEEVKEESEESDDDMGFGLFD